A single genomic interval of Chryseobacterium paludis harbors:
- a CDS encoding VOC family protein: MKLNHLNLSVPDIASARSFFETYLDFTCTDSKLNDSLSVLTGEDGFILVLMSQQMNRNGNNAYPDSFHIGFYLKNEAEVLAKFEQLASAGFILEHEPQRIRKVFGFYYLHQNILIEIVCELQDPNE, encoded by the coding sequence ATGAAACTTAATCACCTTAATTTAAGTGTTCCAGATATAGCATCAGCGCGTTCTTTTTTTGAAACTTATCTGGATTTTACCTGTACCGACAGCAAGTTAAACGATAGCCTTTCCGTATTAACCGGTGAAGATGGCTTTATCTTGGTACTGATGAGCCAACAGATGAATCGTAATGGAAACAACGCTTACCCAGATAGCTTTCATATTGGGTTTTATCTTAAAAATGAAGCGGAAGTTCTGGCGAAATTTGAACAGTTAGCAAGCGCTGGGTTTATTCTGGAACACGAACCACAAAGGATCAGAAAAGTCTTTGGTTTTTATTATCTGCATCAGAATATACTTATAGA
- a CDS encoding GNAT family N-acetyltransferase yields MEIEYCTDKIPTADQVIELYDNAGLPRPTNDKERIQKMLNNSDLIVTAWHNDLLVGVSRSITDWVWCCYLSDLAIRGEYQKEGVGRKLINLTKEKVGEQSMVLLLSVPTAMEYYPKVGFVKQESSFIMHRAEWK; encoded by the coding sequence ATGGAAATAGAATACTGTACAGATAAAATACCAACCGCTGATCAGGTTATTGAACTTTATGATAATGCGGGGCTGCCTCGCCCAACGAATGATAAAGAAAGGATTCAAAAGATGCTCAACAATTCAGATCTCATTGTTACAGCTTGGCATAATGATCTGTTGGTAGGGGTTTCGCGATCTATTACAGATTGGGTTTGGTGCTGCTATCTTTCCGATCTTGCCATTAGAGGTGAATATCAAAAAGAAGGTGTTGGAAGAAAACTGATCAATTTAACGAAAGAAAAAGTGGGTGAGCAATCGATGGTATTGCTTTTATCAGTGCCAACCGCGATGGAGTATTATCCAAAAGTAGGATTCGTAAAACAGGAAAGCAGTTTTATCATGCACAGGGCAGAATGGAAGTAA